A single genomic interval of Bacteroidetes Order II. bacterium harbors:
- a CDS encoding DUF1343 domain-containing protein, with the protein MKSIVSLLYFASWFLVFDADPIYAQVLTGAERLAMYNFELLQGKRVGLITNHTAVVHGQHVIDLFYRSPNVKLTTLFGPEHGIRGLADAGAAVTNGRDPQTNLPVYSLYGATKKPTAQMLKNVDVLVFDIQDVGARFYTYISTMALAMQAAAENDIPFLVLDRPNPLGGMRVSGFMLEPRFTSFVGQFAIPIQHGMTVGELAQMIHGEKLMPGLDSLQLTVVKLEGWYRTMLWEETQLPWVRTSPNIPDVETAYLYPGMCFFEGTNLSEGRGTQQPFKTVGAPWANAQQLANTLNAKRLPGVVFQPTNFVPKSIPNMATSPKLQGRKLYGVQLKVTDPLALQSVEVGIHTLAAFYAQATPTIRKTFFLRDFMGKLAGTNRLIEMLEAGKSPEQIIRSWHQELAAFQQKRMPYLLY; encoded by the coding sequence ATGAAAAGCATTGTCTCTCTATTATATTTCGCCAGTTGGTTTTTGGTCTTTGATGCAGATCCAATATATGCTCAGGTACTAACGGGGGCCGAACGGCTTGCGATGTATAATTTTGAATTATTACAAGGGAAGCGAGTAGGGCTGATCACCAACCATACGGCAGTCGTTCATGGGCAACATGTTATAGATTTATTTTATCGTTCGCCTAATGTGAAACTGACCACGCTTTTTGGCCCAGAGCATGGCATCCGAGGTCTTGCTGATGCCGGAGCCGCTGTCACAAATGGCAGAGACCCGCAGACCAATTTACCCGTGTATAGCCTCTATGGTGCAACAAAAAAACCAACCGCCCAGATGCTCAAAAATGTGGATGTGCTGGTTTTTGACATTCAGGACGTAGGCGCAAGGTTCTATACCTATATCTCGACCATGGCATTGGCCATGCAGGCTGCCGCCGAAAATGACATTCCATTTCTTGTATTGGACCGCCCAAATCCACTGGGAGGAATGCGGGTATCGGGCTTTATGCTTGAACCGAGGTTTACCTCCTTCGTTGGACAGTTTGCCATTCCGATTCAGCATGGCATGACGGTGGGGGAATTGGCCCAAATGATACACGGAGAAAAGTTAATGCCCGGCTTGGATTCTCTTCAACTCACCGTAGTGAAACTAGAAGGTTGGTACCGAACCATGCTCTGGGAGGAAACACAGTTACCTTGGGTTCGCACAAGCCCAAATATTCCGGATGTAGAAACCGCCTATTTGTATCCGGGTATGTGTTTTTTTGAAGGAACCAACCTTAGTGAAGGACGCGGAACACAACAGCCTTTTAAAACCGTTGGGGCGCCTTGGGCCAATGCACAACAATTAGCCAATACACTGAACGCCAAACGCTTGCCCGGTGTCGTATTTCAACCAACCAACTTTGTACCCAAAAGCATTCCCAATATGGCCACATCACCCAAATTACAAGGCCGAAAATTATATGGGGTACAACTAAAAGTGACCGATCCATTAGCCTTGCAATCCGTAGAAGTGGGCATCCATACGCTGGCAGCCTTCTATGCGCAAGCAACGCCCACCATCCGAAAAACATTCTTCCTCCGCGATTTTATGGGCAAATTGGCTGGAACAAACCGCTTGATTGAGATGCTGGAGGCAGGAAAAAGCCCTGAACAGATTATCCGCTCGTGGCACCAGGAACTCGCCGCCTTCCAGCAAAAAAGAATGCCGTATTTATTGTATTAA
- the ndk gene encoding nucleoside-diphosphate kinase has protein sequence MSNRTLTILKPDCVRKNLIGTVTKHVEEAGFKVLAMKLVKLTKAEAEGFYAVHRGRPFFEELTTFMSSGPCVPMILEKENAVAAFRTLIGATNPANADEGTIRRLYADSVGENIIHGSDSDENALMEGNYFFPGMELAGNW, from the coding sequence ATGAGCAATCGTACCCTGACCATTTTAAAACCAGACTGCGTTCGTAAAAACCTGATTGGTACTGTTACTAAGCACGTAGAAGAAGCGGGATTCAAAGTGCTGGCCATGAAGTTGGTTAAACTGACCAAAGCCGAGGCGGAAGGCTTCTATGCAGTGCATCGTGGCCGCCCGTTCTTTGAAGAACTGACCACTTTTATGTCCAGTGGGCCTTGCGTACCCATGATCCTCGAAAAAGAAAATGCCGTTGCCGCATTTCGTACCTTGATCGGAGCAACCAACCCTGCGAATGCCGATGAAGGAACCATTCGTCGCCTCTATGCAGATTCAGTGGGTGAGAACATTATTCATGGCTCCGACTCAGATGAGAATGCCCTAATGGAGGGCAATTATTTCTTCCCCGGCATGGAACTTGCGGGTAATTGGTAA
- a CDS encoding SDR family oxidoreductase: MDLGLQGKVAFVSGASTGLGFAVAQALHNEGAKVAICGRDHERIEQAAARIGNGVLPLCCDVVQEQEVQATVANVLHHFGKLNILITNAGGPPSGFISDFSAQDWQHALELNLMSTINLCRYALPALKQAAVQEYHARILMITSISAKQPIPNLYLSNVARAGVQGFAKSLSEEVGSLGITVNTLLPGFTKTERLEALRQATEQQTGQSGEDVEANWAAANALKRLGEPEEFAAAATFLASKPAAYITGIALPVDGGRAKGLM, encoded by the coding sequence ATGGATTTAGGACTTCAAGGAAAAGTAGCTTTTGTATCGGGCGCAAGTACCGGCCTGGGATTTGCAGTTGCCCAAGCCCTCCACAACGAAGGGGCAAAGGTGGCCATTTGTGGCCGAGACCACGAAAGAATTGAACAAGCAGCGGCCAGAATAGGAAATGGGGTTTTGCCGCTGTGTTGTGATGTGGTCCAAGAACAAGAGGTTCAGGCTACGGTAGCCAACGTTTTACATCACTTTGGCAAACTTAATATTTTGATAACGAATGCAGGAGGGCCGCCATCTGGCTTCATCAGTGATTTTTCGGCACAGGATTGGCAACATGCACTAGAACTGAACCTGATGAGTACCATAAACCTGTGTCGATATGCACTACCTGCGCTTAAACAGGCTGCAGTACAGGAATACCATGCGCGGATTTTGATGATCACCTCCATATCGGCCAAACAACCCATTCCCAACCTATACCTATCGAATGTTGCACGCGCGGGGGTGCAGGGATTTGCGAAAAGCCTTTCGGAAGAAGTTGGGTCGCTGGGTATTACGGTCAATACCCTCTTGCCCGGTTTTACCAAAACAGAGCGATTGGAGGCGTTACGGCAGGCAACAGAACAGCAGACGGGGCAGTCAGGTGAGGATGTTGAGGCCAATTGGGCAGCAGCCAACGCGCTCAAACGGCTGGGGGAACCGGAAGAATTTGCGGCTGCGGCTACTTTTTTGGCTTCTAAACCTGCGGCCTACATCACAGGAATTGCGCTTCCTGTGGATGGTGGCCGGGCAAAAGGATTGATGTAA
- a CDS encoding RidA family protein → MKREVINTPHAPAAIGPYSQAIQVGKTLYCSGQIPIDPKTNTVLTDADIENQTIQVLENLGAVLKAAGMSYRDVARCEVFLASMDDFAQMNEVYSRYFNESPPARVTVEVSKLPRGVKVEISCIAAQV, encoded by the coding sequence ATGAAACGAGAAGTGATCAACACACCCCATGCGCCTGCGGCCATCGGACCCTACAGCCAAGCGATACAGGTTGGAAAAACCCTATATTGTTCTGGCCAAATCCCGATTGATCCCAAAACCAATACTGTTTTGACCGATGCCGACATAGAAAACCAGACCATACAGGTTCTGGAAAATCTAGGTGCAGTACTCAAAGCGGCTGGTATGTCGTATCGCGACGTGGCGCGTTGTGAGGTATTTTTGGCCTCTATGGACGATTTTGCGCAAATGAACGAGGTTTATTCGCGCTACTTCAATGAGTCGCCGCCTGCGCGTGTCACAGTGGAGGTATCTAAACTCCCACGTGGGGTAAAAGTTGAGATTTCCTGTATTGCCGCTCAGGTATAA
- a CDS encoding adenine phosphoribosyltransferase, whose translation MTFSDQLSQVIRTIPDFPKPGIQFKDITPILQDPALLRATADALAEPYRNRGIEKVVGIESRGFLFALMIAERLNAGFVPVRKPGKLPATTIQASYALEYGFDTLEMHADALKANERVLIHDDVLATGGTAEAVAGLVTQLGANVIGYSFLIELGFLNGRDRIRQTTVQALIRY comes from the coding sequence ATGACCTTTAGCGATCAACTGAGCCAAGTAATCCGCACTATTCCCGATTTTCCTAAGCCAGGAATACAGTTCAAGGATATTACGCCCATTTTACAAGACCCGGCGCTTCTTCGTGCCACTGCCGATGCCCTTGCCGAGCCATACCGAAATAGGGGAATTGAAAAAGTGGTAGGGATAGAGTCTCGGGGTTTTTTATTTGCCTTAATGATTGCCGAGCGGCTGAATGCTGGCTTTGTTCCTGTACGAAAACCTGGTAAACTACCCGCCACAACCATTCAGGCCTCTTATGCGTTAGAATATGGGTTTGACACCCTCGAAATGCACGCCGACGCTTTAAAAGCCAATGAAAGGGTGTTGATACATGACGATGTTTTGGCAACGGGGGGGACTGCAGAGGCTGTTGCGGGCTTGGTAACACAACTTGGGGCCAATGTAATCGGGTATTCCTTCCTGATTGAATTGGGATTTTTAAATGGCCGGGATCGTATCAGGCAAACCACCGTTCAAGCGTTGATCCGTTATTAA
- a CDS encoding TerC family protein, with amino-acid sequence MDQTWLWIGFNLFILIMLALDLGVFNRDNHEVSIQEALTWSGIWVSLAMVFNFGVYTFMGEEKGIAFLTGYLIEKSLSVDNIFVFVLIFSYFSVPARYQHRILFWGILGALVMRAIFIFAGVALIKQFHWIIYVFGAFLIFTGFKMILQKEKQFEPNKNPQVRLFKKFMPVTSQLHGQRFFVIENGVRHATPLFIVLLLIEVTDLIFAVDSIPAILAITDDAFIVYTSNVFAILGLRSLYFALAGITQYFHYLKCGLAAVLMFVGTKMVMVDYYKVPTEISLAVIAIILAFSVLASILYPPKEVEQVAEIP; translated from the coding sequence ATGGATCAAACTTGGCTTTGGATTGGCTTTAACCTTTTCATTTTGATCATGCTGGCCCTAGACCTCGGTGTTTTTAATCGAGACAATCATGAGGTAAGTATTCAAGAAGCCCTCACTTGGAGTGGAATTTGGGTTTCGTTGGCAATGGTCTTCAATTTTGGGGTTTACACCTTTATGGGGGAAGAGAAAGGCATTGCTTTTCTAACCGGATACTTGATTGAGAAGTCGCTCAGTGTGGACAATATTTTCGTTTTTGTACTCATTTTTTCATACTTCAGCGTACCCGCTCGATATCAACACCGAATTTTATTTTGGGGCATTCTGGGGGCACTGGTCATGCGTGCCATTTTTATCTTTGCAGGCGTGGCCCTCATTAAACAATTCCATTGGATAATTTATGTATTTGGTGCATTTCTGATCTTTACTGGGTTCAAAATGATCCTCCAAAAAGAAAAGCAGTTCGAGCCAAACAAAAATCCACAGGTTAGGCTTTTTAAGAAGTTCATGCCCGTTACCTCACAATTGCATGGCCAAAGGTTTTTTGTAATCGAAAATGGTGTACGCCACGCAACCCCGCTTTTCATTGTATTGTTATTAATAGAAGTAACGGATCTAATTTTCGCGGTGGACTCCATACCCGCCATTCTTGCTATTACCGATGATGCCTTTATTGTTTATACCTCCAATGTATTTGCCATTTTAGGGCTTCGTTCGCTGTATTTTGCATTGGCTGGCATTACGCAATACTTCCATTATCTCAAATGCGGCTTGGCGGCGGTGCTCATGTTTGTGGGGACAAAAATGGTGATGGTAGATTATTACAAAGTTCCGACGGAAATTTCACTTGCGGTGATCGCGATTATCTTGGCATTCTCGGTTTTGGCCTCTATCTTGTATCCACCAAAAGAAGTGGAACAAGTTGCAGAAATCCCATGA
- a CDS encoding HAD family hydrolase, protein MIRFIYFDLDDTLLDHHHAQEQALAACFTAFDWGMATLTELQAVYHHINVRLWADYAQGRVSKMELNSQRFSETIATLEASVTEEDFRHLYLNHYSKCWRYIAGADHAFRTLANRFPVGILTNGFVEIQSEKLARFPELRAYSKEVVISEEVGVLKPHPTLFRWAAEKTGVTPAEILCVGDSLASDVMGSLRAGWQAAWFRPSATTAEIPIGAFAFARWEELFRFVSEQSD, encoded by the coding sequence GTGATACGATTTATCTATTTTGATCTGGATGACACCTTGTTGGATCATCATCATGCCCAAGAACAAGCGTTGGCAGCTTGCTTCACTGCATTCGATTGGGGCATGGCCACATTAACGGAACTTCAGGCCGTTTATCATCACATCAACGTTCGGTTGTGGGCAGATTATGCACAAGGCCGAGTGTCTAAAATGGAGCTGAATAGCCAACGGTTCTCCGAAACGATTGCCACCCTAGAAGCCTCTGTAACAGAAGAAGACTTTAGACACCTTTATCTGAATCACTATTCCAAATGTTGGCGATACATAGCTGGAGCAGACCATGCTTTTCGCACCTTAGCGAACCGTTTTCCCGTGGGAATTTTGACCAATGGTTTTGTGGAGATCCAGTCGGAGAAGTTGGCACGGTTCCCTGAACTTCGTGCGTACTCTAAGGAAGTGGTGATTTCCGAAGAGGTGGGCGTATTAAAACCACATCCTACCCTCTTCCGTTGGGCTGCCGAAAAAACGGGGGTTACACCAGCAGAAATTCTGTGTGTGGGGGACTCCCTCGCTTCCGACGTCATGGGGAGTTTACGTGCTGGATGGCAAGCGGCTTGGTTCCGGCCTTCTGCTACTACAGCCGAAATCCCAATAGGTGCGTTTGCTTTTGCTCGCTGGGAAGAACTTTTTCGCTTTGTGTCTGAACAGTCCGATTAA
- a CDS encoding acetyltransferase, translating into MALKNMVCLRAATIQDLDILRYWDEQPHTIASDPNDDWNWEVELCHTPNWREQLIAEREGQPIGFIQIIDPALEETHYWGHVPPNLRAIDIWIGEASDLGKGYGTEMMRLALEKCFANQQVEAVLLDPLVSNTRAIRFYERLGFRFVEHRWFDEDYCAVYRLDRADWIARSR; encoded by the coding sequence ATGGCCTTAAAAAATATGGTCTGCCTCCGTGCAGCTACCATCCAAGATTTAGATATCCTTCGATACTGGGATGAGCAGCCCCATACCATTGCCTCAGATCCGAATGACGACTGGAACTGGGAGGTTGAACTTTGCCATACACCCAATTGGCGGGAACAATTGATCGCTGAACGAGAGGGGCAACCCATTGGTTTTATTCAAATCATAGATCCGGCATTGGAAGAAACCCATTATTGGGGACATGTGCCGCCCAACCTGCGGGCCATAGACATTTGGATTGGCGAGGCCTCCGACTTGGGCAAAGGGTATGGGACCGAGATGATGCGTCTGGCTTTAGAAAAGTGTTTCGCCAATCAACAGGTAGAGGCCGTATTGTTGGATCCTTTGGTATCGAATACAAGGGCCATACGGTTCTATGAGCGACTTGGCTTCCGGTTTGTGGAACATCGTTGGTTCGATGAGGATTATTGCGCCGTTTATCGCTTAGATCGTGCTGACTGGATTGCACGTTCGCGTTAA
- a CDS encoding prolipoprotein diacylglyceryl transferase, with the protein MHFPIYIPIGFARVHPHFLFETLAYFMGFRFYLWLRKQQNDPISTSDRLSIFIGACAGGLLGSHLLGFLESPEHWVDWRNLANKTVVGGLLGGLIGVEWTKKIIGVTVSSGDMMTYPLIVGQLIGRIGCTLTGVSDGTWGAPSTLSWAFDAGDGILRHPTPLYEVLFLAAMAVGLWGLERRFILTDGSRFRLYLAGYLFFRFWIEYIKPVYVWPIGFSTIQVACLAGLLYYRRIFWKPQQIFQKHRTKKCEK; encoded by the coding sequence ATGCACTTTCCCATCTACATTCCAATTGGGTTTGCAAGGGTTCATCCCCATTTTTTATTCGAGACCTTGGCCTATTTTATGGGCTTTAGGTTTTATTTGTGGCTACGCAAACAACAGAACGACCCCATTTCGACATCAGACCGGTTATCTATTTTTATTGGTGCCTGTGCCGGCGGATTACTCGGTTCGCACCTATTAGGTTTTTTAGAAAGCCCTGAGCATTGGGTTGACTGGCGAAATTTGGCCAATAAAACCGTGGTAGGGGGACTTCTTGGGGGGCTAATTGGGGTGGAATGGACAAAGAAAATCATCGGGGTAACGGTTTCTTCCGGAGATATGATGACCTATCCGCTGATAGTAGGCCAGTTGATTGGACGCATTGGTTGTACCCTAACAGGTGTTTCGGATGGAACGTGGGGGGCACCCAGTACCCTGTCTTGGGCCTTTGATGCCGGAGATGGGATACTGCGACACCCCACACCCTTGTATGAAGTACTGTTTCTGGCGGCAATGGCGGTGGGGTTGTGGGGCCTGGAACGTCGTTTTATTCTGACCGATGGAAGCCGATTTCGGCTATATTTGGCGGGTTATCTGTTCTTTCGTTTTTGGATAGAGTATATCAAGCCTGTTTATGTTTGGCCAATCGGCTTCTCCACCATTCAAGTCGCTTGTTTAGCAGGATTGCTCTACTACCGCAGGATTTTCTGGAAACCCCAACAGATATTTCAGAAACACCGTACAAAGAAGTGCGAAAAATAG